TAAAGCCACCAAACCCAGCAGCTTATGGAAAAAGTGGAATGGCGTCACATTGTCCAATTCTATAGTTGTGGTTTGCTCCTCTGTCCAGGTTCTGATTTGTGTTTCTTGGTTATCTACCTACCCACCCTATCAAGACTTTGATATGATAACGtatcctgggaagatcatcatccagtgtaatgaagggtcagatatctggttctactccatgttggggtatctgtggttcctggcagcggtgagctttgttctggcattcatggtgaggacattaccggacagttataatgaggccaagtacatcaccttcagcatgctggtgttctgcagtgtgtggatcgccatgatcccggcctatctgagcaCCAGAGGGAAATACATGGTGGCTGTGGAAATTTTCGCCATACTGACCTCATGTGCTGGAATACTaagttgtatattctttccaaAATTGTATATCTTGTTGGTAAAACCATATATTAACACTAAGAATCATGTGTTTACCTCTGTTAGGAAATGATAAGTCTTTGATTATGTCTGCATATTAATACACATTTTTAGATTTAAAGAGATTTCCCAAGACTCTACATTGATGGCCTTCCCAGTGAAATAAGCCTTTAGGGGGTTCTTCAGGGAAGGATTTTCTGATGTATGCCTTTAGAAAGCATTCAAAAGCTTACACTTACTTATCTGGCTTCTGCACCGCTGTCTGGGTCTCGCCACCCAGTTCCTGCTGAGCATCTACTTCCCAATTATAAGATTGTTACTATGTAGGCTTCTTCAGCCAAGCAGCAACTacgggtggtggtggggtggcTCAGTGGTCTCTAGCTGGGCGGGCCTGCAAGGCCACGACCTCAGAGCCTGGatgtggatgcacagtggggaTAGACCAGTAAAATACAGGAGGCAGTACAGAAGCCAGAGaggtgaatagtgtttattcTTTTCAATCAGTTTCTGACCGCTGAAGCCTATATAGATTAATAGAAAAATATGCAACGTTTGAGAAACCTAAGCTTTTCTCAGCTTGGCCATAGGAATAACTTTTTTACATCACTTCATTGTTCataacatttaaccccttagggaacacagccagttttggcgtttatgacacagccaaatttttcaaatatgatgtgtcactttaagcatcagtaacttgggaatgcttttaccaatccttgtgattccaagattgtttttttttgtgacatattcaaCTTAATGTTAGTGGGTTTATGTTTGGGTTTGTAGCTTTGGAATTTTTCTTGTGaattaaaaaaatagcatttctctacatttgaaggtttctgccaataaggaaaatactaatactacataaattatttataaattcatatctataacatgtctactttgtattaacagcatttggtgaacatgtttttacttttttaggatggTAGAGGCTGTAAATGTTTAGTagtaattttctaatttttcataaaaatttcaaactcagaactCAGAAAAAACTgcaaagtaaggctgggttcacacacaatatatttcaggcagtatttggtcctcatgtcaggtcctcatattgcaacctcaaccagga
Above is a window of Dendropsophus ebraccatus isolate aDenEbr1 chromosome 7, aDenEbr1.pat, whole genome shotgun sequence DNA encoding:
- the LOC138796462 gene encoding vomeronasal type-2 receptor 26-like, whose protein sequence is MASFFCFLVILCCVITCFTLKKFILYWDTPLVKANNRTLSFIILVSLLLSFLCVFFFLGRPLDITCMLRQTLFGIFFSLAISSLIAKSMMVCIAFKATKPSSLWKKWNGVTLSNSIVVVCSSVQVLICVSWLSTYPPYQDFDMITYPGKIIIQCNEGSDIWFYSMLGYLWFLAAVSFVLAFMVRTLPDSYNEAKYITFSMLVFCSVWIAMIPAYLSTRGKYMVAVEIFAILTSCAGILSCIFFPKLYILLVKPYINTKNHVFTSVRK